A window from Mixophyes fleayi isolate aMixFle1 chromosome 12, aMixFle1.hap1, whole genome shotgun sequence encodes these proteins:
- the LOC142109272 gene encoding lysophosphatidylserine lipase ABHD12-like isoform X2 — protein MKRRDPPHRGGPGPVSHGKGQRADSRDSPNPRARITKSKSRPLPSWFLYLKVCALILGSIYITVPFIIRIFPALLGKVVYLNMVKLPLFVDLKNPGEVLNHTTNFYLTSEEGVTIGVWHTVPASRGEEVTGKDQRWFEKTLSDGNPVIIYLHGNGGTRAFDYRVQLVKVLSRAGFHVLSLDYRGFADSTGEPSEEGVTQDSVYLYEWVKARSHGNPVCLWGHSLGTGIATNAARKLQEQGNPADAVILEGPYTNIRDAAAFHPLLKIYHIYPGFEYFFLDTMALANCVFPNDENIKVVTTPLMILHAEDDNVVPVTMAKELHEIAVNSHHRRGVKLVLYPAELGYKHNYIYKDPKLSEKLWTFLNSI, from the exons ATGAAAAGAAGAGATCCTCCGCATAGAGGGGGCCCTGGACCCGTTTCCCATGGCAAGGGTCAGCGGGCCGACTCCCGGGATTCTCCAAACCCGCGGGCCCGGATTACAAAGAGTAAGAGCCG tcctTTGCCCAGTTGGTTTTTATACCTGAAAGTGTGTGCACTGATCCTTGGCAGCATTTATATAACGGTCCCATTCATCATCCGAATATTCCCGGCACTGCTCGGCAAagtagtttatttaaatatgg TAAAACTTCCTCTGTTTGTGGACTTGAAAAATCCAGGAGAGGTCTTGAATCACACCACAAATTTCTACCTCACATCTGAAGAAGGAGTAACTATTGGAGTCTG GCACACCGTGCCCGCAAGCAGGGGGGAGGAGGTGACAGGAAAGGACCAACGCTGGTTTGAGAAGACTCTGTCAGACGGCAACCCAGTTATAATTTATCTCCATGGTAACGGGGGAACCAG GGCTTTTGATTACAGAGTGCAACTAGTGAAG GTACTTAGCCGCGCCGGTTTCCACGTCTTGTCGCTGGACTACAGAG GTTTCGCCGACTCCACTGGTGAACCGAGCGAGGAGGGGGTGACCCAGGATTCGGTGTATTTATATGAGTGGGTGAAGGCACGGAGCCATGGGAATCCTGTCTGTCTATGGGGACATTCCCTGGGTACAGG CATCGCCACCAATGCAGCCAGGAAGCTACAAGAACAAG GGAATCCAGCTGACGCGGTTATACTGGAGGGCCCGTATACCAATATCCGAGACGCTGCCGCATTTCACCCCTTGTTAAAG ATCTACCACATTTACCCGGGATTTGAGTACTTTTTCCTGGACACCATGGCACTGGCCAATTGCGTGTTTCCCAATGACGAGAA CATTAAAGTAGTGACTACGCCTCTTATGATTCTACATGCGGAAGATGACAACGTTGTACCCGTTACAATGGCTAAAGAG CTCCATGAAATTGCAGTGAACTCTCATCATCGCAGAGGGGTGAAGCTGGTGTTATACCCCGCAGAGCTGGGCTACAAACACAACTATATCTATAAAGATCCAAAACTGTCAGAGAAGCTTTG GACGTTCCTGAATTCCATCTAA
- the LOC142109272 gene encoding lysophosphatidylserine lipase ABHD12-like isoform X1: MKRRDPPHRGGPGPVSHGKGQRADSRDSPNPRARITKSKSRPLPSWFLYLKVCALILGSIYITVPFIIRIFPALLGKVVYLNMVKLPLFVDLKNPGEVLNHTTNFYLTSEEGVTIGVWHTVPASRGEEVTGKDQRWFEKTLSDGNPVIIYLHGNGGTRAFDYRVQLVKVLSRAGFHVLSLDYRGFADSTGEPSEEGVTQDSVYLYEWVKARSHGNPVCLWGHSLGTGIATNAARKLQEQGNPADAVILEGPYTNIRDAAAFHPLLKIYHIYPGFEYFFLDTMALANCVFPNDEKYLSLNHNAATIKVVTTPLMILHAEDDNVVPVTMAKELHEIAVNSHHRRGVKLVLYPAELGYKHNYIYKDPKLSEKLWTFLNSI; the protein is encoded by the exons ATGAAAAGAAGAGATCCTCCGCATAGAGGGGGCCCTGGACCCGTTTCCCATGGCAAGGGTCAGCGGGCCGACTCCCGGGATTCTCCAAACCCGCGGGCCCGGATTACAAAGAGTAAGAGCCG tcctTTGCCCAGTTGGTTTTTATACCTGAAAGTGTGTGCACTGATCCTTGGCAGCATTTATATAACGGTCCCATTCATCATCCGAATATTCCCGGCACTGCTCGGCAAagtagtttatttaaatatgg TAAAACTTCCTCTGTTTGTGGACTTGAAAAATCCAGGAGAGGTCTTGAATCACACCACAAATTTCTACCTCACATCTGAAGAAGGAGTAACTATTGGAGTCTG GCACACCGTGCCCGCAAGCAGGGGGGAGGAGGTGACAGGAAAGGACCAACGCTGGTTTGAGAAGACTCTGTCAGACGGCAACCCAGTTATAATTTATCTCCATGGTAACGGGGGAACCAG GGCTTTTGATTACAGAGTGCAACTAGTGAAG GTACTTAGCCGCGCCGGTTTCCACGTCTTGTCGCTGGACTACAGAG GTTTCGCCGACTCCACTGGTGAACCGAGCGAGGAGGGGGTGACCCAGGATTCGGTGTATTTATATGAGTGGGTGAAGGCACGGAGCCATGGGAATCCTGTCTGTCTATGGGGACATTCCCTGGGTACAGG CATCGCCACCAATGCAGCCAGGAAGCTACAAGAACAAG GGAATCCAGCTGACGCGGTTATACTGGAGGGCCCGTATACCAATATCCGAGACGCTGCCGCATTTCACCCCTTGTTAAAG ATCTACCACATTTACCCGGGATTTGAGTACTTTTTCCTGGACACCATGGCACTGGCCAATTGCGTGTTTCCCAATGACGAGAAGTACCTATCTCTAAACCACAATGCAGCCAC CATTAAAGTAGTGACTACGCCTCTTATGATTCTACATGCGGAAGATGACAACGTTGTACCCGTTACAATGGCTAAAGAG CTCCATGAAATTGCAGTGAACTCTCATCATCGCAGAGGGGTGAAGCTGGTGTTATACCCCGCAGAGCTGGGCTACAAACACAACTATATCTATAAAGATCCAAAACTGTCAGAGAAGCTTTG GACGTTCCTGAATTCCATCTAA